A single genomic interval of Chryseobacterium paludis harbors:
- a CDS encoding sensor histidine kinase, giving the protein MAINKYKGYSLRNRVFFGFLLVCLLSVVASSLVPYFVLRSNSLQQSKIDMQEKTSAVMRFLDYAVSRTILETKDLPQVLGNKIFEIADINQHDIVIYDLKGHYLLSNKDEGLISQKSIPVDIVNRILTTDARVDIRGYDQAKDAVFTSSYMVLKNNVLEPIGIVYIPLYHNESSYLEVLHKYVKYILLVDFFLIIFSIWISWVTSNSLAKNITKFSDMITRITLFENEMRPIRYYKNDELNALARAYNRMILQIQDQKERLRFKASEEAWREMAKQVAHEVKNPLTPMKLTIQNFERKFDPQDPNVTERVKLMSKTMVDQIDLIATVASAFSEFAKLPEKNNETINLNAEIADILRVFSDDSVFVHTNKSNIMINMDKIYLSRIITNLVTNAKQAQSDDRKLIINVDIEQHQRRVMISVQDNGVGIPDNMYERIFEPNFTSKNSGMGLGLSMVRKMVEDYKGEISVKSEVDKGSTFTITLPTNL; this is encoded by the coding sequence ATGGCAATTAATAAGTACAAAGGATATAGCTTGAGAAATCGTGTGTTTTTCGGTTTCTTGTTGGTATGTCTTTTAAGTGTAGTTGCTTCATCTCTTGTTCCTTATTTTGTTTTAAGAAGCAATTCATTACAGCAAAGTAAGATAGACATGCAGGAAAAAACCAGTGCTGTAATGAGATTTCTGGATTATGCTGTAAGTCGTACTATTCTTGAGACAAAAGATCTTCCACAAGTTTTAGGAAATAAGATTTTCGAAATTGCAGATATTAATCAACATGATATTGTTATTTACGATTTAAAAGGTCATTATCTGCTTTCAAATAAAGATGAGGGATTGATCTCACAAAAGTCAATTCCGGTAGATATTGTTAATCGAATACTGACAACTGATGCCAGAGTGGATATCAGGGGTTATGATCAGGCTAAAGATGCGGTATTTACTTCCTCTTATATGGTTTTAAAAAACAATGTTTTGGAGCCAATAGGGATCGTATATATTCCGCTTTATCATAATGAATCATCTTATCTGGAGGTGCTTCATAAGTATGTTAAATATATCCTTTTAGTTGACTTTTTCCTTATCATATTTAGTATATGGATCAGTTGGGTAACATCAAACAGTTTAGCAAAAAATATTACTAAATTTTCTGATATGATTACCCGGATTACTTTGTTTGAGAACGAAATGCGTCCGATCAGATATTATAAGAATGATGAATTGAATGCCTTAGCAAGAGCTTATAACAGGATGATCCTTCAGATTCAGGATCAAAAAGAAAGGCTTCGTTTCAAAGCATCTGAGGAAGCATGGAGAGAAATGGCAAAGCAGGTCGCTCATGAAGTGAAAAATCCTTTGACTCCTATGAAACTTACCATTCAGAATTTTGAAAGGAAATTCGATCCACAGGATCCCAATGTTACGGAGAGGGTGAAATTGATGAGTAAGACGATGGTAGATCAGATCGATTTAATTGCTACTGTTGCTTCAGCATTTTCAGAATTTGCAAAGCTTCCTGAAAAAAACAATGAGACAATTAACCTTAATGCAGAAATAGCGGATATTCTTCGGGTTTTCAGCGATGACAGTGTTTTCGTTCATACGAACAAATCCAATATTATGATTAATATGGATAAGATTTATCTTTCAAGAATCATTACAAACCTTGTTACCAATGCGAAACAGGCTCAAAGTGATGATAGGAAATTAATCATTAATGTCGATATAGAACAGCATCAAAGAAGGGTAATGATTTCTGTGCAGGATAATGGGGTAGGTATTCCTGATAATATGTATGAAAGAATATTTGAGCCTAATTTCACTTCAAAAAATAGTGGAATGGGATTAGGGTTATCAATGGTAAGAAAAATGGTAGAAGATTATAAAGGTGAGATTTCTGTGAAATCGGAAGTTGATAAAGG
- a CDS encoding riboflavin synthase translates to MFTGIIEAVGVIEKIEEKGSNIDFTLTCPFTNELKIDQSLAHNGCCLTVVEIKDDQYVVTAINETLEKTNLGNWNVGTVVNLERCMKMDGRLDGHIVQGHVDKTGEVAGIENKDGSYFITIKYDNEGGFVTVPQGSITMNGISLTVAKSEDSQFSVAIIPYTWEFTNMQHLKIGDKVNLEFDIIGKYIARLINKQNGN, encoded by the coding sequence ATGTTCACAGGAATTATTGAAGCAGTTGGGGTTATTGAGAAAATTGAGGAAAAAGGAAGTAATATTGATTTTACTTTAACCTGTCCCTTTACCAATGAATTGAAAATAGATCAGAGTCTGGCTCATAACGGTTGTTGTCTAACGGTTGTTGAAATTAAAGATGACCAATATGTTGTAACAGCGATTAATGAAACATTAGAAAAAACGAATCTCGGAAATTGGAACGTTGGAACAGTTGTGAACCTGGAGCGCTGTATGAAGATGGACGGAAGACTGGATGGGCATATTGTTCAGGGGCATGTCGATAAAACGGGAGAGGTTGCAGGAATTGAAAATAAAGACGGAAGTTATTTTATTACCATTAAATATGACAATGAAGGAGGTTTTGTAACTGTTCCTCAGGGTTCAATTACCATGAATGGAATAAGTTTAACAGTAGCAAAAAGTGAAGATTCTCAATTTTCGGTAGCCATTATTCCTTATACCTGGGAGTTTACCAATATGCAACATTTAAAAATTGGAGACAAAGTAAATCTGGAATTTGATATAATTGGTAAGTATATTGCTAGGTTAATTAATAAACAGAATGGCAATTAA
- the pdxA gene encoding 4-hydroxythreonine-4-phosphate dehydrogenase PdxA, whose translation MSPKNYKVRVGISIGDFNGIGPEIIMKSLKDKTITDFFTPIIFGSGKLFTYQKNIFKLNLNFNYINETSQAQGGKLNMVNLAKDNSNVELGVPTEESTQMAIASLEAATEALIKGEIDVLVTAPINKDEMVKMGFKHAGHTGYFEEKFNKKGLMFLVTDDLKVAVSTHHIPIAKVAENISKEKIKKQIKALNQTLIEDFCIQKPKIAVLGLNPHSGDGGVIGSEEIEIIGPAIKELSDNGILAFGPFPADSFFQPNKYKNFDAVLAMYHDQGLAPFKTLAYEEGVNYTAGLPFIRTSPDHGVAYDIAGKNIADEQSFTEAIFTAIKIFNNRSEYNDLMSNRMQPRKMVVDNGIDEDLPDENEA comes from the coding sequence ATGAGTCCAAAAAACTATAAAGTACGAGTAGGAATTTCAATAGGTGATTTCAATGGTATCGGCCCTGAAATCATCATGAAGTCTTTGAAAGACAAAACAATTACAGATTTTTTTACTCCGATAATTTTCGGATCAGGAAAACTTTTTACTTATCAGAAAAATATTTTTAAACTGAATCTTAATTTCAATTATATTAATGAAACTTCACAAGCGCAAGGCGGAAAGCTAAATATGGTAAACCTTGCAAAAGACAACTCCAATGTAGAATTAGGTGTTCCAACGGAAGAGTCTACCCAAATGGCAATTGCTTCTCTGGAAGCTGCTACTGAAGCTTTGATAAAAGGAGAAATCGATGTTCTTGTTACTGCTCCCATCAATAAAGATGAAATGGTAAAAATGGGCTTCAAGCACGCAGGTCATACCGGATATTTTGAAGAGAAATTCAATAAAAAAGGGCTAATGTTTCTAGTAACTGATGATTTAAAAGTAGCCGTTTCTACCCATCACATCCCTATTGCCAAGGTAGCAGAAAACATATCCAAAGAGAAAATCAAAAAGCAGATCAAAGCTTTAAACCAAACTCTAATAGAGGATTTCTGTATTCAGAAACCCAAAATTGCTGTATTAGGATTAAATCCTCACTCAGGAGATGGCGGAGTTATTGGAAGCGAGGAAATAGAAATTATAGGACCAGCTATAAAAGAACTGTCAGACAATGGAATTTTAGCTTTTGGCCCATTTCCCGCAGACAGCTTCTTTCAGCCCAATAAATACAAAAATTTCGATGCCGTTTTGGCAATGTATCATGATCAGGGATTGGCACCATTCAAAACATTAGCTTATGAAGAGGGTGTAAATTATACTGCTGGGTTACCGTTTATAAGAACCTCTCCTGACCACGGAGTCGCTTATGATATTGCCGGAAAAAACATTGCAGATGAGCAAAGTTTTACGGAGGCTATTTTTACAGCAATTAAAATTTTCAACAACAGGAGTGAATATAATGATCTAATGAGCAATAGAATGCAGCCAAGAAAAATGGTTGTAGACAATGGAATAGACGAAGATTTGCCTGATGAAAACGAAGCGTAA
- a CDS encoding YceD family protein, whose translation MDKLRNYDVSFSGLKNGKHQFKFEIDQSFFQLFDTEQEFTNPRITVDAFLEKHTTFLEFEIKINGIVELVCDITNAEFDYPIENEIKVLVKFGEEYDDSDENVITIPSTDHAFNVAQLIYENVMLSIPMKKVSPNVSDEDLEILDQFSPKDIEEVEEEHESDPRWEALKKLKDKN comes from the coding sequence ATGGACAAGTTAAGAAACTATGACGTAAGCTTTTCCGGATTAAAAAACGGCAAGCATCAGTTCAAATTTGAGATAGATCAATCGTTCTTTCAATTATTTGACACTGAACAGGAATTTACAAATCCTAGAATTACGGTAGATGCTTTCCTAGAAAAGCACACCACTTTTTTAGAATTTGAAATAAAAATCAATGGAATTGTAGAATTGGTTTGTGATATTACAAACGCAGAATTCGACTATCCTATAGAGAATGAAATTAAAGTTTTGGTAAAGTTTGGAGAAGAATATGATGATAGTGATGAAAACGTTATTACCATTCCAAGCACAGACCACGCTTTCAATGTAGCACAGTTGATTTACGAGAATGTGATGCTTTCCATACCAATGAAAAAAGTATCTCCAAACGTAAGCGATGAAGATTTAGAAATTCTTGATCAATTCAGTCCTAAAGATATTGAAGAGGTTGAAGAAGAACACGAAAGTGACCCGAGATGGGAAGCGCTTAAAAAATTAAAAGACAAAAATTAA
- the rpmF gene encoding 50S ribosomal protein L32 encodes MAHPKRRQSSTRRDKRRTHYKAVVPQLAKDATTGELHLYHRAHWHEGKLYYRGKVVLEKTVETTEEN; translated from the coding sequence ATGGCACATCCAAAGAGAAGACAGTCGTCCACAAGAAGAGATAAGAGAAGAACTCACTACAAAGCTGTAGTTCCTCAATTAGCTAAAGATGCAACTACAGGTGAACTTCACCTTTACCACAGAGCTCACTGGCATGAAGGAAAACTTTACTATAGAGGTAAAGTAGTATTGGAGAAAACAGTGGAAACTACTGAAGAAAACTAA
- the accB gene encoding acetyl-CoA carboxylase biotin carboxyl carrier protein, with the protein MDIKDIQNLIKFVSKAEVSEVKYKTKDFEITIKTPLAGSEVNYAQPAVYHTAPQQAAAPVQTATPVVPTEKTEAASDDSKYVTIKSPMIGTFYRKPSPDKDVFVNVGDEVSNGKIVCVIEAMKLFNQIESEISGKIVKILVDDATPVEYDQPLFLVDPS; encoded by the coding sequence ATGGACATTAAAGACATACAAAATCTTATTAAGTTTGTATCTAAAGCTGAGGTTTCAGAAGTAAAATACAAAACTAAAGATTTCGAAATCACTATTAAAACTCCATTAGCAGGAAGTGAAGTGAACTATGCACAACCTGCAGTTTACCATACTGCTCCACAGCAAGCAGCTGCTCCTGTACAAACGGCTACTCCTGTCGTTCCTACTGAAAAGACTGAAGCCGCTTCTGATGACAGCAAATATGTAACTATCAAATCTCCAATGATTGGTACTTTCTACAGAAAGCCATCTCCAGATAAAGATGTTTTTGTAAATGTAGGTGACGAGGTTTCTAACGGAAAAATTGTTTGTGTAATTGAAGCAATGAAGTTATTCAACCAGATAGAATCTGAAATCAGCGGAAAAATCGTTAAGATATTGGTAGATGATGCTACACCTGTAGAGTATGACCAACCTTTATTCTTGGTAGATCCATCTTAA
- the accC gene encoding acetyl-CoA carboxylase biotin carboxylase subunit — MFKKILIANRGEIAMRILRTCKEMGIKTVAVYSTADKDSLHVRFADEAVCIGPAMSKDSYLKIPNIIAAAEITNADAIHPGYGFLSENANFSRICQKNGIKFIGASPEQIEKMGDKANAKATMKAAGVPCVPGSDGLIESYEHAVKVAGETGYPVMIKATAGGGGKGMRAVWRAEDLKDHWESAIQEAVAAFGNGGMYMEKLIEEPRHIEIQVAGDQYGKACHLSERDCSVQRRNQKLTEETPSPFMTDELREKMGDAAVKAAEFIGYEGVGTIEFLVDKHRNFYFMEMNTRIQVEHPITEQVIDYDLIREQILLAAGTPISGINYYPKLHSIECRINAEDPYADFRPSPGKITGLNIPGGHGIRVDTHVYSGYTIPSNYDSMIAKLITTAQTREEAIAKMKRALEEFYIEGVKTTIPFHRQLMDDEDYLAGNYTTKFMESFVMDRKYDNH; from the coding sequence ATGTTCAAAAAAATATTAATAGCCAACCGTGGCGAAATTGCAATGCGTATTCTTCGTACTTGCAAAGAAATGGGGATCAAAACCGTTGCAGTATATTCTACTGCAGACAAAGACAGTCTTCACGTAAGATTTGCTGATGAGGCAGTTTGTATTGGTCCTGCGATGAGTAAAGACTCTTATCTTAAAATTCCAAATATCATTGCTGCTGCAGAAATAACCAATGCAGATGCTATTCATCCTGGATATGGTTTCTTATCTGAAAATGCTAATTTCTCAAGAATCTGTCAGAAGAATGGTATTAAATTTATTGGTGCTTCTCCTGAACAGATCGAGAAAATGGGTGACAAAGCTAATGCCAAGGCAACTATGAAAGCGGCTGGTGTACCATGTGTACCAGGTTCGGATGGATTGATCGAATCCTATGAACATGCTGTAAAAGTAGCTGGGGAGACAGGATACCCAGTCATGATCAAAGCAACTGCAGGTGGTGGTGGAAAAGGAATGAGAGCTGTTTGGAGAGCTGAAGACCTTAAAGACCATTGGGAATCTGCCATTCAAGAAGCCGTAGCTGCTTTCGGAAACGGAGGTATGTATATGGAAAAATTAATTGAAGAGCCTAGACATATTGAAATTCAGGTAGCAGGAGACCAATACGGTAAAGCCTGTCATCTTTCTGAAAGAGATTGTTCAGTACAGAGAAGAAATCAGAAATTAACTGAAGAGACTCCATCTCCTTTTATGACTGATGAACTTCGTGAGAAAATGGGTGATGCAGCAGTAAAAGCAGCAGAGTTTATTGGTTACGAAGGTGTGGGAACAATAGAATTCTTAGTAGACAAGCACAGAAATTTCTATTTCATGGAAATGAATACAAGAATTCAGGTGGAACACCCGATCACTGAGCAGGTAATTGATTATGATCTGATCAGAGAACAAATTCTTTTGGCTGCAGGAACGCCTATTTCAGGAATTAACTATTATCCAAAATTACATTCTATCGAATGCAGAATCAATGCAGAGGATCCTTATGCTGATTTCAGACCATCTCCAGGAAAAATCACAGGATTGAACATTCCTGGTGGACATGGAATCAGAGTTGACACTCACGTATATTCAGGATACACAATCCCTTCCAACTATGATTCAATGATTGCAAAATTGATCACTACGGCTCAGACCCGTGAGGAAGCAATCGCTAAAATGAAACGTGCATTGGAGGAATTTTATATTGAAGGTGTAAAAACAACAATCCCTTTCCACAGACAATTAATGGATGATGAGGATTATCTTGCAGGAAACTACACCACAAAATTCATGGAGAGTTTTGTAATGGATAGAAAATACGATAATCATTAG
- a CDS encoding MACPF domain-containing protein, with translation MKKQILLCISTLLMLFMSSCSSDEINQTTTEKSANENPISLEDSKEFGSYNALGYGYNVTGEYANSNSTGFKVIDIDKFKIHQNPRLVDENTVSQEYSEEYGADAAAFSQVISKKVSATDNLLLYGKTISNPFKSAITENFNFFDPKYIYGSYNLLIKQKRFRFNATADLLSNYLTQDFLKDLQTKTPEQIVRDYGTHVTVDIYTGAKLDIFFQAQTTNQDRQRAARAGIVTAVSTLNSSIANDIDIQEASKNYSKKLYYKTRGGDKSKRFANIINIDQGIPKINISDWQSTSNKNNSVLVDFGANGLVIIYDLVKDPLKKSQMKSYIDKYLTNNQVFLAP, from the coding sequence ATGAAGAAACAAATTCTATTATGCATAAGTACCTTGCTTATGCTATTTATGTCATCATGTTCCAGTGATGAAATTAATCAAACAACCACTGAAAAATCAGCAAATGAGAATCCAATATCGCTTGAAGATAGTAAAGAATTTGGATCCTATAATGCTTTAGGATACGGCTATAACGTTACCGGAGAATATGCAAATTCCAATTCTACAGGCTTTAAAGTAATTGATATTGATAAGTTTAAAATACACCAAAATCCTAGATTGGTTGATGAAAATACAGTATCTCAAGAATATTCAGAAGAATATGGCGCAGATGCAGCAGCTTTTTCACAAGTCATTTCAAAAAAAGTAAGTGCAACAGATAACCTGCTTCTTTATGGAAAAACAATATCAAATCCATTCAAGTCGGCCATCACAGAAAATTTTAATTTTTTTGATCCTAAATATATTTATGGAAGTTACAACCTCCTAATTAAACAAAAAAGATTTCGATTCAATGCTACAGCAGATTTACTAAGCAATTATTTAACTCAAGATTTTTTAAAAGATCTACAGACAAAAACACCAGAGCAAATAGTACGTGACTATGGTACACATGTCACAGTAGACATTTACACAGGTGCTAAATTAGATATCTTCTTTCAGGCACAAACAACAAATCAAGATCGTCAACGTGCTGCAAGAGCAGGCATAGTAACCGCTGTAAGTACTCTGAACTCAAGTATAGCAAACGATATAGACATACAGGAGGCTTCTAAAAATTATTCTAAAAAGCTATATTACAAAACAAGAGGAGGTGACAAGTCTAAGCGTTTTGCTAACATTATAAATATCGATCAAGGTATACCAAAAATTAATATTTCAGATTGGCAAAGCACCTCTAATAAAAACAATTCTGTTTTAGTAGATTTCGGAGCCAATGGCTTGGTAATAATTTATGATTTAGTAAAAGATCCATTAAAAAAATCTCAAATGAAATCATACATTGACAAATATCTCACTAACAATCAAGTATTTTTAGCTCCGTAA